A region of Cloacibacillus sp. DNA encodes the following proteins:
- a CDS encoding RnfABCDGE type electron transport complex subunit D, with amino-acid sequence MERLLVVSSSPHIHSPLDTRTIMGWVLAALAPAGLAGIYFFGLRAAAVMAVCVVSCVAFEYLWERCTKRTITAGDLSAAVTGLLLAYNLPPTIPFWMAVLGSLFAIIVVKQFFGGLGCNIVNPALAARAMMLTSWPVPMTTWTLDGVSGATPLALIKAGSLDKLPSLTNLFVGNIGGCIGETSALALLVGFALLLYKDIIKWQVPVIYIAVVAALCTVFGRPVGPVYEILAGGLFLGAIFMATDYTTTPITLRGQMIFAVGCGLLTSLIRTWGGYPEGVSYSILIMNLTVPLIDRVTKPRIFGEVKKHG; translated from the coding sequence ATGGAACGTCTATTGGTAGTATCAAGTTCGCCGCATATACACTCCCCGCTCGATACGAGGACCATCATGGGCTGGGTGCTGGCGGCTCTCGCTCCCGCGGGGCTCGCGGGCATATATTTCTTCGGCCTCCGCGCCGCAGCGGTGATGGCGGTCTGCGTCGTCTCCTGCGTCGCCTTCGAGTACCTCTGGGAGAGGTGCACAAAGAGGACGATAACGGCGGGCGACCTCTCCGCGGCGGTGACGGGGCTTCTGCTGGCCTATAACCTGCCGCCGACCATTCCCTTCTGGATGGCGGTGCTTGGCAGCCTCTTCGCGATAATCGTCGTCAAGCAGTTCTTCGGCGGTCTTGGCTGCAACATCGTAAACCCGGCCCTCGCGGCGCGCGCGATGATGCTCACCAGCTGGCCCGTGCCGATGACGACCTGGACGCTTGACGGCGTCTCCGGCGCGACGCCGCTGGCCCTTATAAAGGCGGGAAGTCTGGACAAGCTCCCGAGCCTAACGAATCTCTTCGTCGGCAATATCGGCGGCTGTATCGGCGAGACCTCGGCCCTTGCGCTGCTCGTCGGCTTCGCCCTTCTTCTCTATAAAGACATCATCAAATGGCAGGTGCCGGTGATCTATATAGCGGTGGTCGCCGCGCTCTGCACGGTTTTCGGCAGGCCAGTCGGCCCGGTCTATGAGATACTCGCCGGCGGACTCTTCCTCGGCGCCATCTTCATGGCCACCGACTACACGACGACCCCCATCACGCTGCGCGGGCAGATGATCTTCGCCGTCGGCTGCGGACTGCTTACCTCGCTGATCCGCACCTGGGGCGGCTATCCGGAGGGAGTATCCTATTCGATACTGATCATGAACCTGACGGTGCCGCTCATCGACCGCGTCACCAAGCCGCGCATTTTCGGAGAGGTGAAAAAGCATGGGTAA